In Capsicum annuum cultivar UCD-10X-F1 chromosome 7, UCD10Xv1.1, whole genome shotgun sequence, one genomic interval encodes:
- the LOC107876945 gene encoding uncharacterized protein LOC107876945: MAQLHSHEKFKMVTKSDNFLKLWWDQMNAEERKIVRKHIGYLPSLIEMDVWPEMIHVLTTFWYDQNMVFRSEDFELNPTIEEVLICYESTEMCFKRRETPDKNILVPVVWDRQKIKEVFLTDDNIWLGERDGANITFRELYRRFGRFNDFHKFGRKFESEAKWKETRAFAFSVGLLGTMVFPQGKNGTIHPRVVSVTHALFFGMEYNSKKVFHNLAPMIVADIYRVLGRCQVENHFFQGCNLILQWWMMMHLVKNPRTAQPDHKTRRNLLESHDMWLFLHKFKREASHEF, translated from the coding sequence atggctcaactACATTCCCATGAAAAGTTTAAGATGGTTACTAAATCTGACAATTTCTTGAAACTATGGTGGGACCAGATGAATGCAGAAGAGAGAAAGATTGTTAGAAAACACATTGGGTATCTCCCTTCTTTGATCGAGATGGACGTTTGGCCCGAAATGATCCATGTACTAACAACTTTTTGGTATGATCAGAATATGGTATTTCGCTCCGAGGATTTTGAATTGAATCCTaccattgaagaggtattgatttgTTACGAGAGTACGGAAATGTGTTTTAAGAGAAGGGAGACACCTGATAAGAATATTTTAGTCCCGGTTGTGTGGGATCGTCAAAAGATCAAGGAGGTATTTTTAACTGATGACAACATCTGGCTAGGAGAACGTGATGgagcaaatatcacttttcgTGAGTTGTATCGTCGGTTCGGAAGATTCAATGATTTTCACAAATTTGGACGTAAATTTGAGTcagaagcaaaatggaaggagaCGAGAGCCTTTGCATTTTcggtaggcctacttggaaccatggtgttcccacagggaaaaaatggcacaattcatccgAGGGTTGTCTCAGTGACCCATgcactcttctttggaatggagtacaattctaaaaaggtattccacaacttagctcccatgattgtcgccgacatatatcgagttttgggaagatgtcaagtagagaatcatttctttcaaggctgcaaccttatattacaatggtggatgatgatgcatttggtgaaaaatcctagaacggcACAACCTGATCACAAAACAAGGAGGAATCTACTAGAATCGCACGACATGTGGTTGTTcttacacaagttcaaaagggaagcatctcaTGAATTTTAG